The following are encoded together in the Pedobacter steynii genome:
- a CDS encoding sugar MFS transporter, whose amino-acid sequence MTNKAVLNPLIIIGILFFVFGFVTWLSAVLIPYLQLACELNNFQSYLVAFAFYISYFLMGIPSGWLLKRTGFKNGLSAGLILVAVGSLLFVPAAVNRFYPLFLLGLFVQGAGLTVLQTASNPYVTILGPKESAARRISFMGICNGIAGALAPVILGAAILNDADAVKNKLGLLNSSQKIIELNALAAKVIVPYLIITGILIILAIVIRFSALPEVKEENLDEEAELSGQQAKTSILQFPHLLLGVLILFLYTGVEVIAGNSIIGYGAFQGIPLSVSKFFTSFTLMSMLAGYLIGIVCIPRFFSQETALKSSSLLGILFAVAAIFSTGLISVVFVALLGLANSLMWPSIWPLAISGLGRFTKTGSSLLVMAISGAALLPLLYGYITDHINPQQAYWIVVPCYVTIGYYAVSGHKLRKK is encoded by the coding sequence ATGACCAATAAAGCGGTGTTGAATCCCCTGATTATTATAGGGATATTGTTTTTTGTTTTTGGCTTTGTAACCTGGCTGAGTGCAGTTTTGATCCCTTATTTGCAACTTGCCTGCGAACTGAACAATTTTCAGTCCTACCTGGTCGCTTTTGCCTTTTATATCTCTTATTTTCTGATGGGTATCCCTTCAGGCTGGCTGTTGAAGCGTACCGGTTTTAAAAATGGGCTGTCGGCGGGCCTGATACTGGTTGCTGTTGGTTCTTTATTATTTGTTCCGGCAGCAGTGAACAGATTTTACCCGCTCTTTTTACTGGGTTTGTTCGTACAGGGGGCAGGTCTTACTGTTTTGCAAACGGCATCAAACCCTTATGTCACTATACTTGGGCCAAAAGAAAGTGCCGCCCGGAGAATCAGTTTTATGGGAATCTGCAATGGCATTGCCGGAGCTTTGGCACCGGTTATACTTGGTGCAGCTATTTTAAATGATGCCGATGCGGTAAAGAATAAACTAGGCTTGCTGAACTCTTCTCAAAAGATAATAGAATTGAATGCACTGGCAGCTAAAGTGATTGTGCCTTACCTGATCATTACTGGCATATTGATAATCCTGGCTATTGTGATTCGTTTTTCTGCGCTCCCGGAAGTTAAGGAAGAGAATCTGGATGAAGAAGCGGAACTTTCCGGACAGCAGGCTAAAACTTCCATTTTACAGTTCCCTCATCTGTTGCTTGGTGTGCTGATCTTGTTTTTGTATACCGGTGTTGAGGTCATTGCTGGAAACAGCATTATTGGTTATGGTGCATTTCAGGGAATTCCATTGTCTGTTTCAAAGTTTTTTACCTCGTTTACATTGATGAGCATGTTGGCTGGCTATCTTATCGGAATAGTCTGCATACCGCGGTTCTTTAGCCAGGAAACGGCCTTAAAAAGTTCATCACTACTCGGTATTTTGTTTGCGGTTGCAGCAATCTTCAGTACGGGTTTAATTTCCGTGGTATTTGTAGCCTTGCTTGGGCTGGCTAATTCATTGATGTGGCCTTCTATATGGCCATTGGCGATCAGCGGATTGGGGAGGTTTACAAAAACAGGATCGTCATTGCTGGTGATGGCCATTTCCGGCGCAGCATTGCTCCCCTTGTTATATGGCTATATCACCGATCATATCAATCCGCAACAGGCATACTGGATCGTGGTTCCCTGTTATGTTACCATAGGATACTACGCCGTTTCCGGTCATAAATTGAGAAAAAAATAA
- a CDS encoding N-acetylglucosamine kinase: MILIADSGSTKTDWCLLHPEGKRSYFVTEGYNPHFSDEQQIIQSIKNNLSAEIDPLRIKEIYFYGAGCQDDKIGLMQGTLRSIFPNCRQVTAEVDLLAAARGLLGNKPGFAAILGTGTNTCIYDGNRIVNNIDSLGFILGDEGSGAAIGKKILSDYVRNKMPESVKQVFYHIYQLSPAEIINQIYGAPMANRFCASFTKFLKHQEVDPDYSHQLVRTSFTEFFSHLVSCYPAYNSYTFNCIGSVGYHFKAILEEVLNEFDMLPGRILPSLITELAGYHTGHENIYSSNT; the protein is encoded by the coding sequence ATGATTTTAATTGCAGATAGTGGCTCGACTAAAACCGATTGGTGTCTTCTTCATCCTGAAGGGAAAAGGAGTTATTTTGTAACCGAAGGTTATAATCCTCATTTTTCTGATGAACAACAGATCATCCAATCCATTAAAAATAACCTTTCGGCTGAAATAGACCCGCTGAGGATTAAAGAGATTTATTTTTACGGTGCCGGTTGTCAGGATGACAAAATTGGACTGATGCAAGGCACCCTCCGTTCTATATTTCCTAATTGCCGGCAAGTCACCGCGGAAGTGGACCTTTTAGCTGCAGCAAGAGGCTTGTTGGGTAATAAACCTGGTTTTGCTGCCATTCTTGGTACCGGCACCAATACCTGTATTTACGACGGAAACAGGATCGTTAACAATATTGACTCTTTAGGATTTATTCTGGGTGACGAGGGAAGCGGAGCGGCTATTGGGAAAAAAATACTGAGCGACTATGTGCGCAATAAAATGCCTGAATCTGTAAAGCAGGTGTTTTACCACATTTATCAGCTTAGTCCTGCAGAAATCATAAATCAGATCTACGGGGCGCCAATGGCAAACAGATTTTGTGCAAGTTTTACCAAATTTTTAAAACATCAGGAAGTTGATCCGGATTATAGCCATCAGTTGGTGAGGACTTCGTTTACCGAGTTTTTTAGTCATCTCGTATCCTGCTATCCTGCATATAACAGCTATACGTTTAATTGTATCGGTTCTGTAGGTTATCACTTTAAAGCTATTCTGGAGGAAGTTTTAAATGAATTTGATATGCTGCCAGGCCGGATTTTACCTTCGCTCATCACTGAACTTGCCGGATATCACACCGGTCATGAAAATATTTACAGCTCAAACACATAA
- a CDS encoding alpha-N-acetylglucosaminidase yields the protein MKYTQRLLSYSLGMVLLFTTAISSAKEVERNASTVLNKEASYALIKRILPKFHDRFLIEFVEKENDKDVFELESKGQKIILRGNHGISVASALNHYLKNYAHCDISWNGNNLNLLNELPVVPVKVHQATPYQYRHYFNYCTFNYTAAWWDWERWEQEIDFMALNGINMPLAMTGQNALWHRVYKSMGFTDKDMDAFFSGPAYFMWFWAGNLDGWGGPLPQSWMKSHEGLQKKILARERELGMTPILPAFTGHVPPAFKDRFPEAKLQKTNWEGRFADTYILDPKDPMFQIIGRKFIEEQTKTFGTDHLYGADTFNEMYPPSNDASYLAESSNAVYKSMAAADPQAVWVMQGWTFWDKRDFWKPEQLKSYLNAVPTEKLIILDLWSEVQPIWDKTDAYYGKQWIWCMLHNFGGKINMFGHMDKISLEPAETLHNPKAGNMIGIGVVPEGIEQNPAIYSLMLDNVWRDKVIDADDWVKDYVHRRYGKKNEDVEKAWNILHYTVYNVDGGHESIVTGRPTFKKSTDWTDTETSYQLIDLIPAWDHLIKASGNFKNVDGFQYDLVDLSRQIMADYASILQQEIAVAYKNKNLKSFQLNSNRFLELIRDMDKLLATRKDFLLGKWLNDAKRWGTNDAERSLYEKNARNLITLWGDKDASLHEYANKQWSGLLTGFYLPRWQQFFKDVTTKMSRKQKFSQEAFDEKIKAWEWGWVNGRELYREEPQGDPVIVSKMMHQKYAGAIKEAGKKQ from the coding sequence ATGAAATACACACAAAGATTATTAAGTTATAGCCTGGGGATGGTATTGCTATTTACTACAGCCATTTCCAGCGCAAAGGAGGTGGAGCGGAATGCCTCTACGGTCCTAAATAAGGAGGCTAGCTACGCTTTGATCAAACGTATCCTTCCTAAATTTCACGATCGGTTTTTAATAGAATTTGTAGAGAAGGAAAATGATAAAGATGTTTTTGAACTGGAAAGTAAAGGACAGAAGATCATATTAAGAGGGAACCATGGGATTTCCGTGGCAAGTGCATTAAACCATTATCTGAAAAACTACGCACATTGCGATATCAGCTGGAACGGAAATAACCTGAATCTGCTGAATGAGTTACCAGTGGTCCCAGTAAAGGTACATCAGGCTACGCCTTATCAATACAGGCATTATTTCAATTACTGCACCTTCAATTATACCGCTGCCTGGTGGGATTGGGAACGCTGGGAGCAGGAAATTGACTTTATGGCTTTGAATGGGATCAATATGCCGCTGGCGATGACAGGTCAGAATGCCCTTTGGCATAGGGTTTATAAAAGCATGGGTTTTACGGATAAGGATATGGATGCCTTTTTCTCCGGACCGGCATATTTCATGTGGTTCTGGGCTGGAAACCTGGATGGCTGGGGAGGGCCACTACCACAATCCTGGATGAAAAGTCATGAGGGACTGCAAAAAAAGATTCTTGCCCGTGAACGCGAACTCGGAATGACACCAATTTTGCCAGCTTTTACTGGTCATGTACCTCCAGCGTTTAAAGACCGGTTTCCGGAGGCTAAACTGCAAAAAACGAATTGGGAAGGAAGATTTGCAGATACTTATATTCTTGATCCGAAAGACCCGATGTTCCAGATTATTGGTCGCAAATTTATTGAAGAACAGACAAAAACCTTTGGAACAGACCATTTGTATGGTGCTGATACTTTTAATGAGATGTATCCCCCAAGTAATGATGCCTCATATCTGGCTGAGTCCAGTAATGCGGTATACAAATCGATGGCAGCGGCAGATCCTCAGGCAGTATGGGTAATGCAGGGCTGGACCTTCTGGGATAAAAGAGATTTCTGGAAACCTGAGCAGCTGAAAAGCTATCTGAATGCGGTACCAACGGAGAAACTGATCATACTGGATCTGTGGAGTGAGGTACAGCCGATATGGGATAAAACCGATGCCTATTACGGGAAGCAGTGGATATGGTGTATGCTTCACAATTTCGGAGGGAAGATCAACATGTTCGGCCATATGGATAAAATTTCACTGGAGCCTGCCGAAACCCTTCATAATCCTAAAGCAGGGAACATGATTGGGATCGGGGTGGTTCCAGAAGGAATTGAACAGAATCCAGCTATATATTCACTGATGTTGGATAACGTATGGAGAGATAAAGTAATTGATGCCGATGACTGGGTTAAAGATTACGTACACCGCAGGTACGGAAAAAAAAATGAAGATGTAGAAAAGGCCTGGAACATATTGCATTATACCGTTTACAATGTGGATGGCGGACACGAAAGTATCGTTACCGGCAGACCAACTTTCAAAAAGAGCACCGACTGGACGGATACTGAAACGTCTTATCAGCTAATTGATCTGATCCCTGCATGGGATCACCTGATTAAGGCCTCGGGTAACTTTAAAAATGTCGATGGGTTTCAGTACGATCTGGTTGATTTAAGCAGACAGATCATGGCTGATTATGCAAGTATCCTGCAACAGGAGATCGCTGTGGCCTATAAAAATAAAAATCTCAAATCGTTTCAATTAAATAGCAACAGGTTTCTGGAGTTGATCAGAGATATGGACAAGCTGCTTGCTACCAGGAAAGACTTCTTGTTGGGTAAGTGGTTAAACGATGCGAAAAGATGGGGCACGAATGATGCAGAGCGGTCGCTTTATGAAAAAAATGCGAGGAACCTGATTACACTTTGGGGAGATAAGGATGCCTCTTTGCATGAGTATGCTAATAAACAATGGTCGGGCTTGTTAACCGGTTTTTATTTGCCAAGGTGGCAGCAGTTTTTTAAAGATGTAACCACAAAAATGAGCCGCAAACAGAAGTTCAGTCAGGAAGCTTTTGATGAGAAGATCAAAGCATGGGAGTGGGGATGGGTGAATGGCCGGGAGTTATATCGCGAAGAACCGCAGGGAGATCCGGTGATTGTTTCCAAAATGATGCATCAGAAATATGCCGGGGCAATTAAAGAAGCCGGCAAAAAACAATAA
- a CDS encoding family 43 glycosylhydrolase, producing MRMINTKERSNSRLIACCLVFFSIYSFSVCLAQVKKNLVEFTNPIGKGADPWVIRHNGYYYVCQSNGDINSKGISIRKSDKLSQLGKPVTVWNAPDEGWNSSQIWAPELHYFNKKWYIYYAAGKAGPPYIHQRSGVLESVTDDPQGEYVDKGILNTGTDTVNETGTIWAIDVNVGYIGGKLYAVWSGWEQNATTDKTSQHLYIAEMSNPWTISSARVKISSPDQPWEQGGPLDLNEGPQFLMREGKVFIIYSTRESWTPEYRLAQLKLKDPSKTPLDAGNWEKSGPVFQGTAKVLGTGHASFTQSPDGKEWWIFYHTKKSKTPGWDRDLRLQKFNWRADGSPDFGLPIPAGILIPVPSGEY from the coding sequence ATGAGAATGATCAATACTAAAGAGCGCAGCAACAGCAGGCTTATTGCCTGCTGCCTGGTATTTTTTTCAATTTATAGTTTTAGCGTTTGCCTGGCGCAGGTGAAAAAGAACCTGGTGGAATTTACAAATCCTATTGGAAAGGGGGCGGATCCCTGGGTGATCCGGCATAATGGTTATTATTATGTTTGCCAAAGTAACGGAGATATCAATAGTAAGGGTATTTCTATCAGGAAGTCTGATAAACTGAGCCAGTTGGGAAAGCCGGTAACCGTTTGGAATGCACCAGATGAAGGTTGGAACAGCAGTCAGATCTGGGCGCCGGAGTTACATTATTTTAATAAAAAATGGTATATCTATTATGCAGCCGGGAAAGCGGGCCCTCCCTATATTCACCAGCGATCTGGCGTTCTTGAATCTGTTACCGACGACCCGCAAGGGGAATATGTAGACAAAGGCATTTTAAATACAGGAACTGATACAGTAAATGAAACCGGCACGATCTGGGCTATAGATGTGAATGTTGGGTACATTGGTGGAAAGCTGTATGCCGTATGGTCCGGATGGGAGCAGAATGCTACAACCGATAAAACATCCCAGCATCTCTATATCGCCGAGATGAGTAATCCATGGACGATCAGCTCAGCTCGTGTAAAAATATCAAGTCCTGATCAACCATGGGAGCAGGGCGGTCCACTGGATTTGAATGAGGGCCCTCAGTTTTTAATGAGAGAGGGAAAGGTTTTCATTATTTATTCGACGCGTGAATCTTGGACTCCGGAATACCGGTTGGCCCAATTAAAGCTAAAAGATCCTTCTAAAACGCCTCTTGACGCCGGAAATTGGGAAAAGAGCGGTCCGGTGTTTCAAGGTACAGCCAAGGTGCTAGGCACCGGGCACGCCAGTTTCACCCAGTCGCCAGACGGTAAAGAGTGGTGGATATTTTATCATACCAAAAAAAGCAAAACTCCGGGTTGGGACAGGGATTTACGTTTACAGAAGTTTAACTGGAGGGCCGATGGAAGTCCTGATTTTGGTTTGCCTATTCCCGCAGGGATTTTAATACCAGTTCCCTCAGGAGAGTATTAG
- a CDS encoding aldose epimerase family protein has product MNIKKILIFLLVLITGVGKSAGQQSKKREVQSAKWTIEKVNAWYKQQQWIVGANFLPSTAINQLEMWQAESFDPQTIERELGWAAKIGLNTMRVYLHSVAWKQDPDGLKKRMDQYLGIADQHGIKTIFVFFDDCWNKEAKPGKQAAPKPGIHNSGWVQDPGQPGSGDPKNFPDLEKYVKDVLGHFGKDKRILLWDLYNEPGNSDKGNESLPLLKKVFSWARSSGPEQPITSGIWKWDLEELNAFQIQNSDVITYHDYEEPEWHLRVIQMLKTHGRPLICTEYMARTRNSRFSNTLPMLKKENIGAINWGLVAGKSNTIYAWDTPLPQGNQPVEWFHDVFKNDGTPYRQDETDLIRNLTNRDGGKQTKTYTIRNNGMEARFSDCGARLMSLLVPGKNGKQVDVVMGFDDPAAYNSSTEPYFGATIGRYGNRIARGKFSLEGKQYQLTINNGLNTLHGGITGFQYKDWTLVKPADSVLICTLLSPDGDNGFPGNLSVTVVYTLTHKHELQIQYTAVCDQPTVVNLTNHAFFNLNGKGSILNHWMTINADKYTPVDSGLIPTGKLVDVRGTPFDFRSMKTIGSRIDMQDEQLRFGKGYDHNFVLNKNKGAVAEVYGDLSHIVMKIYTSEPGLQFYSGNFMEGKNKLRTGPDHFRTAFALETQHFPDSPNQPSFPSTLLRPSETYKSSTTYSFSVRR; this is encoded by the coding sequence ATGAACATCAAGAAGATTTTAATATTTCTTTTAGTCCTTATTACAGGCGTTGGAAAGAGTGCCGGACAGCAATCCAAAAAAAGGGAAGTTCAAAGTGCGAAATGGACAATTGAAAAGGTCAATGCCTGGTATAAGCAGCAGCAATGGATAGTTGGGGCCAATTTCCTTCCCAGTACCGCTATTAATCAGCTGGAAATGTGGCAGGCAGAATCATTTGATCCTCAGACGATAGAGCGGGAGCTGGGATGGGCCGCAAAAATTGGCTTAAATACCATGAGGGTGTATCTACATAGTGTGGCATGGAAGCAGGATCCTGATGGGCTAAAAAAGCGTATGGATCAGTATCTGGGGATTGCTGATCAACATGGTATAAAAACAATATTTGTTTTTTTTGACGATTGCTGGAATAAAGAAGCAAAACCGGGTAAACAAGCTGCGCCTAAACCGGGGATCCACAATTCAGGTTGGGTACAGGATCCCGGGCAGCCTGGGTCTGGTGATCCTAAAAATTTTCCGGATCTTGAAAAGTATGTGAAAGATGTGCTGGGCCATTTTGGTAAAGATAAACGCATATTACTATGGGATCTTTATAATGAACCGGGCAATTCTGATAAAGGAAATGAGTCACTTCCCCTTTTAAAGAAAGTGTTTTCCTGGGCCAGATCATCAGGTCCGGAACAGCCGATCACTTCCGGGATTTGGAAGTGGGATCTGGAAGAGCTGAATGCTTTCCAGATCCAAAATTCTGATGTGATTACCTATCATGACTACGAAGAACCGGAATGGCATCTTAGGGTTATACAAATGCTAAAAACCCATGGGCGTCCTTTGATCTGTACGGAATATATGGCAAGAACCCGAAATAGCCGGTTTTCGAATACTTTACCGATGTTAAAGAAGGAAAATATCGGCGCCATCAATTGGGGGTTGGTTGCGGGAAAATCAAATACGATTTATGCATGGGATACTCCATTGCCACAGGGCAATCAGCCGGTAGAGTGGTTTCATGATGTTTTTAAGAATGATGGAACTCCGTATCGTCAGGATGAAACTGACTTAATCAGAAATTTAACAAATCGTGATGGCGGCAAGCAAACTAAAACTTATACCATTAGAAATAATGGTATGGAAGCCCGGTTTTCTGATTGCGGGGCGCGTCTGATGAGTTTATTGGTGCCCGGGAAAAATGGAAAACAAGTGGATGTGGTAATGGGATTTGATGATCCCGCGGCTTATAATAGTTCCACAGAGCCTTATTTCGGCGCTACCATTGGCCGGTATGGAAACCGAATCGCCAGGGGGAAGTTCTCTTTGGAAGGAAAACAGTATCAACTTACCATCAACAATGGTTTGAATACACTTCATGGGGGAATTACCGGTTTTCAGTATAAGGACTGGACTTTGGTAAAACCTGCGGATTCAGTTTTAATCTGTACACTCTTGTCGCCTGATGGGGATAATGGTTTTCCGGGAAATTTATCGGTAACCGTAGTTTATACGCTGACACATAAGCATGAATTACAAATCCAGTATACTGCGGTTTGTGACCAGCCTACAGTAGTGAATTTAACGAACCATGCTTTTTTTAATTTAAATGGGAAAGGTAGCATATTGAACCATTGGATGACCATCAATGCTGATAAATATACTCCGGTTGATAGCGGTCTTATTCCGACGGGTAAGTTGGTTGATGTCAGGGGAACTCCCTTTGATTTTCGCAGCATGAAAACTATCGGCTCGCGGATTGACATGCAGGATGAACAGTTGCGTTTTGGAAAGGGCTATGATCATAACTTCGTTTTGAATAAAAACAAGGGCGCTGTTGCTGAGGTTTATGGTGATTTGTCGCATATTGTGATGAAAATTTACACTTCAGAGCCAGGGCTGCAATTTTACTCAGGAAATTTTATGGAAGGAAAAAATAAGCTGCGTACAGGACCCGATCATTTCAGGACAGCCTTTGCGTTGGAAACCCAGCATTTTCCAGATAGCCCGAATCAGCCCTCATTTCCTTCTACGTTATTAAGGCCATCTGAAACTTATAAGAGCAGTACAACTTATTCTTTTTCAGTAAGAAGGTAA
- a CDS encoding terpene synthase family protein, with amino-acid sequence MKKITVQDLKTILFNPFPPRVSPHKALLREKSEKWIDEEYSTLPQPFIKMMKKLDGASWAAHSWPDAPLPLLTSFTRALLWGIAQDDYYAPFQADELSKVTHRMMEVARGTIPGPEENPIIHQFSIFMREFEAIATEEWMKRYIYDVSQYLEGIEIDSSISYRKDINYPSIKEYIPIRRKNVAMATVNDKIELVTGILPDYIVVHPFVQQARILGGDLFAWSNDLISLEKEMQDDEGLNLVLVIQNEWKCSMEDAFDEAVQMYNSRVEDFMALYHDIPDFGVYTPVVKKFLEGQGLWISGYLNWFEDTKRYKMLVEN; translated from the coding sequence ATGAAAAAAATAACCGTACAAGATCTTAAAACTATACTTTTTAATCCATTCCCACCACGGGTAAGCCCACACAAAGCCTTACTCAGAGAAAAGAGCGAGAAATGGATCGATGAAGAATACAGTACGCTGCCCCAGCCTTTTATCAAAATGATGAAAAAACTTGACGGCGCTTCCTGGGCTGCACATTCCTGGCCGGACGCTCCCCTTCCTTTATTAACCTCGTTTACCAGAGCGCTGCTTTGGGGAATTGCACAGGATGATTATTATGCCCCCTTCCAGGCAGATGAATTGTCAAAGGTGACCCACCGTATGATGGAGGTAGCAAGGGGTACAATACCCGGACCGGAAGAAAATCCGATTATTCATCAGTTTTCAATCTTTATGAGGGAATTCGAGGCTATTGCCACAGAAGAGTGGATGAAAAGATATATATACGATGTATCTCAATATCTTGAAGGCATAGAAATAGATTCCTCCATCAGTTACCGCAAAGACATTAATTATCCTTCCATTAAGGAGTATATCCCAATCCGCAGAAAGAATGTAGCCATGGCCACTGTAAACGATAAAATAGAGCTGGTAACCGGTATTTTGCCTGATTATATTGTCGTTCATCCCTTTGTTCAGCAAGCCAGAATCCTGGGAGGAGACTTATTTGCATGGAGTAATGATCTGATTTCCTTAGAAAAGGAAATGCAGGATGACGAAGGCCTGAATCTGGTTCTCGTGATTCAAAATGAATGGAAATGCTCAATGGAAGATGCTTTTGATGAAGCAGTGCAAATGTATAACTCACGTGTAGAGGATTTTATGGCGCTATATCATGACATCCCGGATTTTGGTGTATATACACCGGTAGTTAAAAAATTTCTGGAAGGTCAGGGTTTATGGATTAGTGGTTATCTAAACTGGTTTGAGGATACAAAAAGGTACAAGATGTTGGTTGAAAATTAA
- a CDS encoding DUF2975 domain-containing protein, whose translation MEIKISTQQMLKLLYIISWIIFIGVCIETGSFIFSTVLTMVLNPEDAKHLWQQVDLSNLYRYDAGHFFVEGLYLIIVGLMKACLFYLIVEILHDKKLNMSQPFNTEVGQFISKLSYLALGIGLFSRAGIEYAEWLIKQGVEMPDAESLSIGGPDVWLFMGVTLLVIAQIFKRGIEIQRENELTI comes from the coding sequence ATGGAAATTAAAATTAGCACTCAGCAAATGCTGAAATTGTTGTACATCATTTCATGGATAATATTTATTGGAGTGTGTATAGAAACCGGAAGCTTTATCTTCAGCACCGTTCTAACTATGGTGCTTAACCCTGAGGATGCAAAACATTTATGGCAGCAAGTTGATTTGTCAAATCTTTATAGATACGACGCCGGCCATTTTTTTGTAGAAGGACTGTATTTGATTATTGTAGGATTAATGAAGGCGTGTCTGTTTTATCTGATTGTAGAAATATTGCATGATAAAAAGCTGAATATGTCTCAACCTTTCAATACAGAAGTAGGTCAATTTATTTCTAAATTATCTTATTTAGCTTTAGGGATTGGGCTATTCTCCCGGGCGGGAATAGAATATGCAGAATGGTTAATTAAACAAGGTGTGGAAATGCCTGACGCAGAATCTTTAAGTATAGGTGGGCCCGATGTATGGCTGTTTATGGGGGTTACTCTTTTAGTGATCGCACAGATTTTTAAAAGAGGAATCGAAATTCAGAGAGAAAACGAACTAACTATTTAA
- a CDS encoding helix-turn-helix domain-containing protein codes for MAIIVNLDVMMARRKMSLNELSEKVDLTLSNLSILKTGKAKAVRFTTLEAICKALDCQPGDILEYVEEGKK; via the coding sequence ATGGCAATTATTGTAAATCTTGATGTGATGATGGCAAGACGAAAAATGTCATTGAATGAGCTTTCAGAAAAAGTTGATCTGACGCTATCGAATCTTTCCATATTGAAAACAGGTAAAGCAAAAGCCGTTCGTTTTACTACCTTAGAAGCGATTTGTAAAGCCTTAGACTGTCAGCCAGGTGACATTCTGGAATATGTTGAAGAAGGTAAAAAATAA
- a CDS encoding maleylpyruvate isomerase N-terminal domain-containing protein: MGAKSGIPVDVVHLLPVLDGKFIDLMKSLTIEEWQKQTIAKKWVVKDVVAHLLDGNMRILSILRDNYHGEQSSINSYQDLVGFLNGLNADWVKAMKRVSPEMLILLHQITGPLFCDYFKSLDPFDPALFAVSWAGEEVSQNWMAIAREYTEKWLHQQQIRDAIDKPGLMTFELFYPFIDIFMCALPHTYREISAENGTVVKLTVTTAIGGSWFLIRTGGIWELNKEYSGYPTTEIIIDPDTSWKLFSKSLRPEQIKSEVTITGDQILGETALTMVSVMA; this comes from the coding sequence ATGGGAGCAAAGTCAGGTATTCCAGTTGATGTAGTTCATCTTTTACCCGTTCTTGATGGAAAATTCATTGATTTAATGAAATCCCTTACAATTGAGGAGTGGCAAAAGCAGACGATTGCAAAGAAATGGGTGGTAAAGGACGTGGTGGCTCATTTACTTGATGGTAACATGCGCATACTTTCTATTCTTCGCGACAATTATCACGGTGAACAATCGAGCATTAATTCGTATCAGGACCTGGTTGGTTTTCTTAACGGACTTAATGCCGATTGGGTAAAAGCAATGAAGCGGGTAAGCCCTGAAATGCTCATTCTTCTTCATCAAATAACCGGGCCACTTTTTTGCGACTATTTTAAATCACTGGATCCCTTTGATCCTGCGCTCTTTGCTGTGAGCTGGGCTGGAGAAGAAGTAAGTCAAAACTGGATGGCAATTGCCCGTGAGTACACTGAGAAATGGTTGCACCAACAGCAAATTAGGGATGCCATAGATAAACCTGGCTTGATGACTTTTGAGCTTTTTTATCCCTTCATAGATATTTTTATGTGCGCATTGCCACATACTTACCGGGAAATTTCAGCCGAAAATGGAACTGTTGTGAAACTTACGGTAACTACAGCCATTGGGGGCTCCTGGTTTCTTATACGGACTGGTGGCATATGGGAGTTGAACAAAGAATATTCGGGCTATCCAACAACAGAAATCATCATTGATCCGGATACCTCCTGGAAATTATTTTCAAAAAGCTTGCGACCTGAACAAATCAAAAGCGAGGTTACAATTACAGGTGACCAGATACTCGGTGAGACCGCGCTAACAATGGTTTCGGTTATGGCCTGA
- a CDS encoding DUF1801 domain-containing protein, which produces MNKDIPHYNDSQSATDREICHLLSSGIDLNLKEAESKIWHAHPVWFLNGNPIVGYSKLKAGIRLMFWSGADFDEADLKINTGKFKDASITYTAIEQINLDDLARWIEKSKVIQWDYKNVVKRKGVLIRLT; this is translated from the coding sequence ATGAATAAGGACATACCACATTATAATGATTCACAGTCGGCTACAGATCGTGAAATTTGTCATCTTTTATCTTCCGGAATTGACCTTAACCTGAAAGAGGCGGAAAGTAAGATCTGGCATGCACATCCGGTTTGGTTTTTAAACGGGAACCCAATTGTGGGCTATAGCAAACTTAAAGCTGGCATCCGTTTGATGTTCTGGAGCGGTGCTGATTTTGATGAAGCAGACCTGAAGATAAACACCGGTAAATTTAAGGACGCTTCCATTACCTATACTGCAATTGAGCAGATTAACCTGGATGATCTGGCCCGCTGGATTGAAAAATCAAAAGTGATACAGTGGGATTATAAAAACGTGGTAAAAAGAAAAGGTGTTTTAATACGTTTAACTTAA